Proteins co-encoded in one Rhodococcus sp. PAMC28707 genomic window:
- a CDS encoding excinuclease ABC subunit UvrA, protein MVTKRGANSHGLHAADAHDLIRVQGARVNNLKGISVDIPKRRLTVFTGVSGSGKSSLVFNTIAAESQRMINETYSAFVQGFMPTLARPDVDVLDGLTTAIIVDQQRMGVDPRSTVGTATDANAMLRILFSRLGKPHIGSAQAYSFNVASISGAGAVTVERGGRQTKERRSFSITGGMCPRCEGRGSVSDFDLSALFDAAKSLNENAITVPGYSMDGWYGRIYRGCGFFDPDKPIGKYTKREMNDLLYKEPTKIKAEGINLTYTGLIPQIKKSFLAKDVDAMQPHIRAFVDRAITFATCPDCDGTRLSEAARSSKIKGKNIADLCAMQISDLAEWVGSVKEPTMTPLLTSLSGILDSFVEIGLGYLSLDRPSGTLSGGEAQRTKMIRHLGSSLTDVTYVFDEPTIGLHPHDIARMNDLLLRLRDKGNTVLVVEHKPETIAIGDHIVDLGPGAGSGGGELCFEGTVEGLRASRTITGRHFDDRAALKDSVRAFTEVVEIRGATSHNLRSVDVDVPLGVLVVVTGVAGSGKSSLIHGSLSGLEDVIAVDQGSIRGSRRSNPATYAGVLDPIRKAFAKANDVKPALFSANSEGACANCNGAGVIYSDLAMMAGVATVCEVCEGKRFQASVLEYFLGGRNISEVLEMPVAEAEAFFGEGDAKILSAHKILSRLCDVGLGYVKLGQPLTTLSGGERQRLKLATHLSEKGRIYVLDEPTTGLHLADVEQFLGLLDRLVDSGKSVVVIEHHQAVMAHADWIIDLGPGAGHDGGKIVFEGTPADLIAHRTTLTGDYLARYVGN, encoded by the coding sequence ATGGTCACGAAGAGAGGTGCGAATTCGCATGGACTGCATGCCGCCGATGCTCACGATCTCATCCGAGTTCAGGGCGCTCGAGTGAACAATCTCAAGGGCATCAGCGTCGATATACCCAAGCGCAGGCTGACCGTCTTCACCGGCGTTTCAGGCTCGGGCAAAAGCTCGTTGGTGTTCAACACGATTGCCGCGGAGTCACAGCGGATGATCAACGAAACCTACAGCGCGTTCGTTCAGGGCTTCATGCCCACACTTGCTCGGCCCGACGTCGATGTCCTCGACGGTCTGACGACGGCGATCATCGTCGATCAACAGCGAATGGGTGTGGATCCTCGATCGACTGTGGGCACCGCCACAGACGCCAACGCAATGCTTCGTATCCTTTTCAGCCGGCTCGGCAAGCCACACATCGGTTCGGCGCAGGCGTACTCCTTCAACGTTGCCTCGATTTCCGGTGCGGGCGCCGTCACCGTCGAGCGTGGTGGCCGACAGACGAAAGAACGGCGCAGTTTCAGCATCACCGGCGGAATGTGCCCACGGTGCGAAGGCCGAGGGTCGGTCTCCGACTTCGATTTGTCTGCGTTGTTCGACGCGGCCAAATCCTTGAACGAGAACGCAATTACCGTTCCCGGCTACAGCATGGACGGTTGGTACGGCCGCATCTACCGCGGCTGCGGCTTCTTCGATCCGGACAAACCGATCGGCAAATACACCAAGAGAGAAATGAACGATCTGCTCTACAAGGAGCCGACCAAAATCAAGGCAGAAGGCATCAACCTGACGTACACAGGACTGATCCCACAGATTAAAAAGTCCTTCCTGGCCAAGGACGTCGACGCGATGCAACCCCACATTCGTGCTTTCGTGGATCGCGCAATCACTTTCGCCACCTGCCCAGACTGCGACGGCACCAGGCTCAGCGAGGCTGCTCGATCATCGAAGATCAAGGGCAAGAACATCGCCGACCTGTGCGCGATGCAAATCAGCGATCTCGCCGAATGGGTCGGTAGTGTGAAAGAACCGACGATGACGCCGCTGCTGACGTCCTTGAGCGGGATCCTCGACTCGTTCGTCGAGATCGGGCTCGGGTACCTGAGTCTGGACCGGCCGTCCGGCACCTTGTCCGGTGGTGAAGCGCAGCGCACCAAGATGATTCGTCACCTCGGTTCCTCGCTCACCGACGTCACCTATGTCTTCGACGAGCCCACGATCGGCCTGCATCCACACGACATCGCTCGGATGAACGATCTCCTCCTGAGGCTTCGCGACAAAGGCAACACGGTGCTGGTTGTCGAGCACAAACCGGAAACGATAGCGATCGGTGACCACATCGTCGACCTCGGTCCCGGCGCCGGCAGCGGGGGAGGCGAGCTCTGTTTCGAAGGGACGGTCGAAGGACTCCGCGCAAGTCGAACCATCACGGGCAGGCATTTCGACGACCGGGCAGCACTGAAGGATTCCGTTCGGGCTTTCACCGAGGTGGTGGAAATCCGCGGTGCGACGTCCCACAACCTTCGATCCGTCGACGTCGATGTGCCGCTCGGAGTTCTCGTCGTCGTCACCGGCGTCGCCGGTTCGGGCAAGAGTTCGCTGATCCACGGATCGCTCTCCGGACTGGAGGACGTTATCGCGGTCGATCAGGGATCGATCCGCGGATCCCGACGCAGTAATCCAGCTACGTACGCCGGGGTTCTCGATCCGATTCGGAAAGCGTTCGCCAAGGCCAACGACGTCAAGCCTGCTTTGTTCAGTGCCAACTCCGAAGGTGCATGCGCGAACTGCAACGGTGCAGGCGTCATCTACAGCGACCTCGCAATGATGGCTGGGGTCGCCACCGTATGTGAAGTGTGTGAGGGCAAGCGTTTTCAGGCATCGGTGCTGGAGTACTTCCTCGGTGGCCGCAATATCAGCGAAGTTCTCGAAATGCCGGTGGCCGAAGCCGAGGCATTCTTCGGCGAAGGCGATGCGAAGATACTGTCCGCACACAAGATACTGAGCAGACTCTGCGATGTCGGCCTCGGTTACGTCAAGCTGGGTCAGCCTCTGACCACGCTGTCCGGTGGTGAACGGCAGCGCCTCAAGCTCGCGACCCACTTGAGCGAAAAGGGCCGAATCTACGTACTCGACGAACCGACCACCGGTCTCCATCTCGCCGACGTCGAGCAGTTTCTCGGCCTACTCGATCGCCTCGTCGACTCCGGTAAATCGGTAGTGGTGATCGAACACCATCAAGCTGTGATGGCGCATGCGGACTGGATCATCGATCTCGGACCCGGAGCCGGACACGACGGCGGCAAGATCGTTTTCGAAGGTACGCCCGCAGATCTCATCGCCCACCGAACCACGCTCACCGGCGACTACCTGGCGCGGTACGTCGGCAACTGA
- a CDS encoding TIGR03617 family F420-dependent LLM class oxidoreductase: MKIMTALFGPTDAVERAQVLQEAGASGVFTFEGPFDVFTPLVLASSVKGLDVMSNVAIAFPRNPIQLAHQANDLQLLSEGRFILGLGTQVRAQIEKRYGAEFDRPVARMKEMVGALRAIFATWNDGERLDFRGEYYRHTLMTPTFVPGPNPFGPPPIYLGALGPRLTKATAEVADGLLVMPFGSKRFLHERTMPAVREGLAAAGRSKDDFEVVPEIIVSVDTGRDDDHASTRMLLAFYGSTPAYRPVLDAHGWGDLQPELNTMSKQGRWQEMATLIDDRILHTIAACGTPAEIAAHIRDRVDGVSDRICLYQPGPIEVDALAEIVDSLGGKP, from the coding sequence ATGAAAATCATGACAGCGCTGTTCGGGCCCACCGACGCGGTCGAGCGCGCACAAGTGTTGCAGGAAGCCGGTGCATCCGGCGTGTTCACCTTCGAAGGGCCTTTCGACGTGTTCACCCCGCTGGTGCTGGCTTCGTCGGTGAAGGGTCTCGACGTGATGTCGAACGTCGCGATCGCGTTTCCCCGCAACCCGATTCAGCTCGCCCACCAAGCCAACGATCTGCAACTGCTCAGTGAGGGGCGTTTCATCCTGGGGCTCGGCACGCAGGTACGCGCGCAGATCGAGAAGCGCTATGGGGCCGAGTTCGATCGGCCGGTCGCGCGGATGAAGGAAATGGTGGGGGCGCTGCGAGCGATCTTCGCAACGTGGAATGACGGTGAACGACTGGACTTCCGCGGTGAATACTACCGACACACCTTGATGACGCCGACCTTCGTACCGGGTCCGAACCCGTTCGGTCCGCCGCCGATCTACCTCGGCGCACTCGGGCCTCGGTTGACGAAAGCCACCGCAGAAGTGGCCGACGGTCTGTTGGTGATGCCTTTCGGGTCGAAGCGGTTCCTTCACGAGAGGACGATGCCGGCCGTACGTGAAGGGCTCGCTGCTGCCGGTCGCAGCAAGGATGACTTCGAGGTGGTGCCCGAGATCATCGTGTCGGTCGACACTGGAAGAGACGACGACCATGCCTCGACTCGAATGCTGTTGGCGTTCTACGGTTCCACCCCGGCATACCGGCCGGTGCTCGACGCCCACGGCTGGGGCGATCTTCAGCCGGAACTCAACACTATGTCCAAGCAGGGCCGTTGGCAGGAGATGGCCACATTGATCGATGATCGAATACTGCACACCATCGCCGCCTGCGGCACTCCAGCCGAAATCGCCGCGCACATCCGCGACCGTGTCGACGGCGTGTCGGACCGAATCTGCCTGTATCAACCGGGCCCCATCGAGGTTGACGCGCTCGCCGAGATCGTAGACTCATTGGGAGGAAAACCATGA
- a CDS encoding TetR-like C-terminal domain-containing protein, whose product MTAENRMEGNSTAQIAPGRPRDGRIDAAIIAATRELILETGYSALSLSAIAAHAGTTTAAIYRRWSGKAQLVHEAVLPAESIPSPDGSGDVRQDIRALVETIRTMFDAPEVRMALPGLISDTVANPEVHSTMIARLAGNLTAFESRFRQERRGDDELPMLAEVVAGTAIFRILIRRDSALDETWVDEMTEMITERWPSGETS is encoded by the coding sequence ATGACAGCAGAAAACCGCATGGAAGGCAATAGCACAGCGCAGATCGCACCGGGTCGTCCGCGCGACGGCAGGATCGATGCCGCGATCATTGCGGCGACCCGCGAATTGATACTCGAGACGGGCTATTCCGCGTTGTCACTGTCGGCGATTGCCGCGCACGCCGGGACCACCACTGCTGCCATCTACCGGCGGTGGTCGGGCAAAGCACAGCTTGTCCACGAGGCAGTGCTACCCGCCGAATCCATCCCCTCGCCGGACGGTTCCGGCGATGTTCGTCAGGACATTCGGGCGTTGGTCGAAACGATCCGCACGATGTTCGACGCTCCTGAGGTGCGTATGGCGTTGCCGGGCCTGATTTCCGACACCGTCGCCAACCCTGAAGTGCACAGCACAATGATCGCCCGGTTGGCCGGCAATCTGACAGCTTTCGAATCTCGCTTCCGTCAGGAGCGCCGAGGCGATGACGAGCTGCCGATGCTCGCCGAGGTTGTGGCGGGTACTGCAATCTTCCGCATCCTCATTCGCCGCGACTCCGCTCTCGACGAGACCTGGGTGGACGAGATGACCGAGATGATCACCGAGCGCTGGCCCTCCGGTGAGACGTCCTAG
- a CDS encoding DUF2252 domain-containing protein translates to MSTRSTPSRTPAVVDAPSPEHSGSGRAARASVSRRELGSWNSTTRGHDPLQTILAQSDIRAPDLLPIRHGRMSHSPWTYYRGAAAVMAADLASTANTGIMVQMCGDAHILNYGLWTSPERNLLFDLRDFDETLPGPFEWDLKRFLASVVVLARDNGVTEKRARESVRAGYRSYRKHMKAYATMPQIDVWYDKIDVDQLVEYATTDNEGKMDALIEKRAKKRTGRVASKKLTTLVDGHRVITEDPPYRVHRLGDAADQILHDVMRKYYDSIPDHLDNLLTRYDVVDAVRQVVGVGSVGMRVFLTLLEERRSGDPLLLQIKQAGPSVYEQFLGKSRYENHGSRVVHGQRMIQSATDMFVGWTSFQDANLNLDLDFYVRQFRDGKVIPKGEVVALSLAQFAAACGNVLARAHARSGDAAAIADYLGGGSKVEEAMVTFASAYADQNTTDHAQLAKAVADGSIPSERGWPDIP, encoded by the coding sequence GTGAGCACACGGTCAACGCCGAGCCGGACTCCCGCAGTAGTAGATGCACCGTCACCCGAGCATTCGGGTTCAGGGCGTGCTGCGCGTGCCTCGGTATCGCGCCGGGAGCTTGGAAGCTGGAATTCGACAACTCGCGGCCATGACCCTCTGCAGACAATACTGGCGCAGAGCGATATTCGAGCACCGGACCTCCTCCCCATCCGACATGGGCGAATGAGCCATTCTCCTTGGACGTATTACCGTGGGGCCGCGGCCGTGATGGCCGCCGACCTCGCCTCCACCGCAAATACCGGGATCATGGTCCAGATGTGCGGCGATGCACACATTCTCAACTACGGTCTGTGGACCTCTCCCGAGCGAAATCTCCTCTTCGATCTGCGGGACTTCGACGAGACCTTACCCGGGCCGTTCGAGTGGGACCTCAAACGTTTTCTCGCGAGCGTCGTCGTGCTTGCCCGAGACAACGGCGTGACGGAAAAGCGTGCACGAGAGTCGGTTCGAGCGGGGTACCGCAGCTATCGCAAGCACATGAAAGCTTACGCAACGATGCCGCAGATCGACGTCTGGTACGACAAAATCGATGTCGACCAGTTGGTCGAGTATGCGACCACCGACAATGAGGGTAAAATGGATGCGCTCATCGAGAAGCGTGCCAAAAAGCGGACAGGCCGGGTGGCCTCGAAGAAGCTCACCACTCTGGTCGACGGCCACCGGGTGATAACCGAGGATCCTCCGTATCGAGTACACCGGCTCGGCGACGCGGCGGATCAAATCTTGCACGACGTGATGCGCAAGTATTACGACTCCATCCCCGACCACCTCGACAACCTGCTCACCCGTTACGACGTGGTCGACGCCGTACGTCAAGTCGTCGGCGTCGGAAGTGTCGGCATGCGGGTGTTCCTGACCTTGCTGGAGGAACGCCGAAGCGGTGACCCATTGCTGCTCCAGATCAAACAAGCAGGGCCATCGGTGTACGAACAATTTCTGGGTAAGAGCAGGTACGAGAATCACGGATCACGCGTGGTGCACGGACAGCGAATGATCCAAAGCGCCACCGATATGTTCGTGGGATGGACATCTTTTCAGGACGCGAATTTGAACCTCGATTTGGACTTCTACGTCAGGCAGTTCCGCGACGGCAAAGTAATCCCCAAAGGTGAGGTCGTTGCTCTTAGCCTTGCGCAATTTGCAGCAGCCTGCGGCAACGTCCTGGCGCGCGCTCACGCTCGCAGCGGTGACGCTGCAGCTATCGCGGACTATCTCGGCGGTGGCAGTAAGGTCGAGGAAGCAATGGTCACGTTTGCTAGTGCCTACGCCGACCAGAACACCACAGACCACGCTCAACTGGCCAAAGCCGTCGCTGATGGCTCCATCCCATCCGAGCGTGGCTGGCCTGATATCCCCTGA
- a CDS encoding class I adenylate-forming enzyme family protein, giving the protein MMTTELTIQERRTQALAAVTAPGRQFELVYEDVRGHRMQVFKNRARSLSEILAASAARADREYLVCGDLRLTFSEHHDRVASLSRVLQEKYGVGKGDRVALLAANSAEWVLSFWAVTALGAIAVGMNSMWSARETTDAIELCTPMLVVADEKRRAMLDDPKIPVLTIEEDIPRLSLEYSGAELPPAVIEEDDPAIIIFTSGTTGRAKGATHSHRNVIAAVDYFAVNDAAATEMGISRPEQRRVLLAAPLFHMMSLHNLVVPRLVFGDAVVIYVGRFDIDKALQLVEKEQVTQWGMVPTMANRLVQLDDISGYDLSSLTTISLGSAPSSPSLKTALRKVLPDAAKSLGTTYGLTESSSAATIATAADIALYEDSVGTPVMTMQVQIQEISGIQVTDGVEGEICLRGPLVMLGYWNDANATDAAIDADGWLHTGDIGVMLDGHLRLRSRRSDLIIRGGENIYPAEVEAALTEHPAVQECAVLGVAHEDLGQEVVAVVVTASDTTEADLKAFMSERIARYKVPTRWVLTQVELPRNATGKIVRRGLEAFAPPTT; this is encoded by the coding sequence ATGATGACTACAGAGTTGACCATCCAAGAGCGACGAACGCAGGCACTTGCGGCGGTCACCGCCCCGGGGCGGCAATTCGAGCTTGTCTACGAGGACGTTCGCGGGCATCGAATGCAGGTGTTCAAAAACCGGGCGCGATCGCTGAGCGAGATTCTCGCTGCGTCGGCAGCCCGCGCTGATCGCGAGTACCTGGTATGTGGCGATCTTCGATTGACCTTTTCCGAGCACCACGACCGGGTGGCCTCGCTGAGTCGGGTGCTACAGGAGAAGTACGGTGTCGGCAAAGGCGACAGAGTGGCGCTCTTGGCGGCCAACAGCGCGGAATGGGTCCTCTCGTTCTGGGCTGTGACCGCACTGGGAGCGATAGCAGTCGGGATGAACTCGATGTGGTCGGCGCGCGAAACCACAGATGCCATCGAACTCTGCACACCCATGCTCGTCGTAGCCGATGAAAAACGTCGAGCAATGCTCGACGATCCGAAAATTCCCGTGCTGACGATCGAGGAGGACATTCCTCGACTCAGCCTCGAATACTCGGGCGCCGAATTGCCGCCTGCTGTGATCGAAGAGGACGACCCGGCGATCATCATCTTCACCAGCGGCACCACCGGAAGAGCGAAGGGAGCTACGCACTCGCATCGAAACGTGATTGCTGCAGTCGACTACTTCGCCGTCAATGACGCGGCAGCTACCGAGATGGGAATTTCACGTCCGGAACAACGCCGCGTACTTCTCGCCGCGCCGCTGTTCCACATGATGTCGCTGCACAACTTGGTGGTTCCACGTTTGGTCTTCGGGGACGCGGTGGTGATCTACGTTGGAAGGTTCGACATAGACAAGGCGCTCCAGCTGGTCGAAAAGGAACAAGTGACCCAGTGGGGGATGGTGCCGACCATGGCCAACCGCCTCGTTCAGCTCGATGACATCTCGGGTTATGATTTGTCCTCCCTCACCACAATTTCTCTGGGGTCGGCACCGTCCTCACCGTCACTGAAAACTGCGCTTCGCAAAGTTCTTCCTGACGCAGCGAAATCGCTGGGTACCACCTACGGGCTCACCGAATCCAGTTCAGCGGCGACAATCGCGACCGCCGCCGACATAGCGCTCTACGAAGACTCTGTAGGCACCCCGGTTATGACTATGCAGGTGCAGATCCAGGAGATCAGCGGAATCCAGGTCACGGACGGCGTCGAAGGCGAAATCTGCTTGAGAGGGCCATTGGTGATGCTCGGCTACTGGAACGACGCCAACGCGACAGATGCTGCTATCGATGCTGACGGATGGCTGCACACGGGGGACATCGGTGTGATGCTCGACGGGCATCTTCGTCTGCGCAGTCGCCGATCCGACCTCATCATCAGAGGCGGCGAGAACATCTATCCAGCTGAGGTCGAAGCCGCACTCACGGAGCATCCCGCGGTGCAGGAATGTGCAGTGTTAGGCGTGGCGCACGAAGACCTTGGTCAAGAGGTAGTCGCCGTAGTAGTGACCGCGAGCGACACGACGGAAGCAGACCTGAAGGCCTTCATGTCCGAGCGCATTGCGCGGTACAAGGTCCCGACTCGCTGGGTTCTCACTCAGGTCGAGTTGCCGCGCAACGCCACAGGCAAAATCGTGCGGCGCGGCCTAGAGGCGTTTGCGCCGCCCACGACATAG
- a CDS encoding polysaccharide deacetylase family protein: MALASHGRFEYSAITDRPQFEWPGGARLAVYVAVNCEHFPYDDGPPGLGYTPDMDQPNTYNWGWREYGNRVGGLRIAETLERCGLRPTLLLNTETYDHAPELLDAFRELDADFVAHGRTNAVQPNQQDETDERQTIDEVYRTIERLEGIPPRGWMSPGANPSRVTEDLLAERGFDYTLDWPIDDQPVWLSTRGGPLLSVPYPHEANDLPAFVHHHGTADDFERTIIDSFEELKDNSADQSVVLAISIHTFLTGQPYRLRRFRAALEHMTANSDGVWFTTAGDIADHFRSVMPPK; the protein is encoded by the coding sequence ATGGCCCTTGCCTCACACGGACGCTTCGAATATTCGGCAATCACAGATCGTCCACAGTTCGAGTGGCCTGGTGGCGCTCGCCTTGCGGTGTACGTCGCTGTCAACTGCGAGCACTTTCCCTACGACGACGGCCCCCCAGGCCTCGGCTACACCCCGGATATGGATCAACCGAACACCTATAATTGGGGGTGGCGTGAGTACGGTAACCGTGTAGGCGGACTCCGTATTGCAGAAACTCTGGAGCGGTGCGGGCTACGGCCCACACTGTTGCTCAACACCGAAACATACGATCACGCACCTGAGTTGCTCGACGCATTTCGTGAACTCGACGCTGACTTCGTAGCCCACGGTCGAACCAACGCGGTCCAACCGAACCAACAGGACGAGACCGACGAGCGCCAGACCATCGACGAGGTCTATCGCACGATCGAACGACTCGAAGGGATACCGCCCAGAGGGTGGATGAGTCCCGGCGCCAATCCGAGTCGCGTAACCGAGGACCTCCTTGCCGAGCGCGGATTCGACTACACACTCGACTGGCCGATCGATGATCAGCCGGTCTGGCTTTCCACCCGCGGCGGACCGTTGCTCAGCGTTCCGTACCCCCACGAGGCCAACGATCTACCGGCATTCGTTCACCATCACGGCACAGCGGACGACTTCGAGAGAACGATCATCGATTCATTCGAAGAGCTCAAGGACAATTCAGCCGATCAGTCCGTGGTGCTGGCCATCTCGATTCACACGTTCCTGACCGGACAACCGTATCGACTCCGTCGTTTTCGCGCTGCACTCGAACACATGACGGCGAATTCCGACGGCGTTTGGTTCACGACGGCAGGTGACATCGCTGATCACTTTCGCAGCGTCATGCCCCCGAAATAG
- a CDS encoding PEP/pyruvate-binding domain-containing protein, whose product MTLRTVEFDDVSDDRYGGKAAGLAELRRLGLSVPVGFVVADASEEGSVVIAAQRFLQMTVDGTTPVAVRSSAVGEDGANQSFAGQYDTVLGVDSVDEFTEAVCTCTASVNSERASSYSGESASIMHLVVQQMVDARAAGVVFTADPTTGRRDVMVIDAIAGLGDKLVDGTASPDHILLDSRGIPVVHEVGEVPVLAHREIADIRSDALRAQQHWGRPMDLEWAIDRSGTLWWLQARPITALPGELDEMDSPLAGADHVYTRCNIGEMMPGAFCPLTASVSGYTIDHAMQRLQVVARAQPSYEKPWLQVGYFYGHMFLNLTEGTALSSGLLGNSLEQFSTSICGRVVDELKPKPTKPFFRKLGNTVRLTAYALSAGPAIRRLGDQIAGFRVPTSDEPRDVMRQLEFGVEQYCDVTLTHVRSSSRAAVAANILESVLMKQAVKKGGSEDEGRAEATRLLAGASDVESALMLENLDSVVNTVATDDEATTRFLAAEPGNAVDGLRTTDSAGGIALRQFLIRYGHRGYRELCMRDPSWAEDPEGLGSMMQVMLRSSLDQAVRGPMFSQVRTPTSSTVRLLARLAQGGARGREETKSKMALMAHALKLGYRHLGELLACTGRLPDPDLVFFFDRTELNHIVGPHDVADLVLRGLQRREALAFQGFLEFDDVSVGRPSPLIARTERSFTDDEIVGRPASRGTVEGFVRVAKSIVDAREVQRGEILVAPVTDVGWTPYFTVIAALVTDIGSAVSHGAVVAREYGLPCVVNTLVATQVLETGDRVRVDGDRGLVIKLDQP is encoded by the coding sequence ATGACGCTGAGAACTGTCGAGTTCGATGACGTCAGCGACGACCGCTACGGCGGTAAGGCCGCTGGGCTCGCTGAACTGCGGCGTCTCGGACTATCGGTGCCAGTGGGATTCGTCGTCGCCGATGCCTCCGAGGAGGGTTCCGTTGTTATTGCAGCACAGCGGTTCTTGCAGATGACCGTCGACGGCACGACCCCCGTGGCAGTCCGGTCTTCGGCCGTCGGGGAGGACGGTGCCAACCAGTCCTTCGCCGGGCAATACGACACTGTGCTCGGTGTCGACTCCGTCGATGAATTCACCGAGGCAGTGTGCACGTGCACCGCCTCGGTGAATTCCGAGCGAGCCTCGTCCTACAGTGGAGAGTCAGCGTCCATCATGCATCTGGTGGTTCAGCAGATGGTCGACGCGCGCGCCGCCGGCGTCGTGTTCACTGCGGATCCGACCACCGGCCGGCGCGACGTCATGGTGATCGACGCCATCGCCGGACTCGGTGACAAGCTCGTCGACGGTACGGCTTCTCCTGACCACATACTCCTGGATTCCCGCGGAATCCCCGTCGTGCACGAGGTTGGCGAGGTGCCGGTTCTGGCGCACCGGGAGATCGCCGACATTCGCTCCGATGCTTTACGCGCTCAGCAACACTGGGGGAGGCCCATGGATCTCGAATGGGCGATCGACCGGTCCGGCACACTGTGGTGGCTGCAGGCCAGGCCGATCACTGCGCTGCCCGGCGAACTCGACGAGATGGACTCGCCACTTGCTGGCGCCGATCACGTGTACACGCGCTGCAACATAGGGGAGATGATGCCGGGTGCCTTCTGCCCGCTGACCGCATCGGTATCCGGCTACACCATCGACCATGCGATGCAAAGGCTGCAAGTGGTCGCGCGGGCACAACCGAGTTACGAGAAACCGTGGCTTCAGGTCGGATATTTTTATGGACACATGTTCCTGAATCTGACCGAGGGCACGGCGCTGAGCTCGGGCCTACTCGGAAATTCGCTGGAGCAGTTCTCCACATCGATCTGCGGTCGGGTGGTCGACGAATTGAAGCCCAAGCCGACCAAGCCTTTCTTTCGCAAACTTGGCAATACGGTCCGGCTCACCGCGTATGCACTATCCGCCGGTCCGGCGATCAGACGCCTGGGCGACCAGATCGCCGGATTCCGGGTACCGACCAGTGACGAACCACGGGACGTGATGCGGCAGTTGGAATTCGGCGTCGAGCAGTACTGTGACGTTACGCTGACTCATGTGAGGTCGTCGTCACGCGCAGCGGTTGCAGCCAACATCCTCGAAAGCGTTCTGATGAAGCAGGCGGTCAAAAAGGGAGGCAGTGAGGACGAGGGCAGAGCCGAGGCAACCCGCCTTCTGGCCGGCGCCTCCGATGTCGAGAGCGCGCTCATGCTGGAGAATCTCGACTCGGTAGTGAACACCGTCGCCACCGACGACGAGGCCACCACGAGATTCTTGGCCGCGGAGCCGGGCAATGCGGTCGACGGATTGCGGACTACAGACAGCGCCGGCGGTATAGCGTTGCGACAGTTCTTGATTCGCTACGGTCACCGCGGATACCGTGAGCTGTGCATGAGAGACCCATCTTGGGCCGAGGACCCGGAAGGGCTGGGATCGATGATGCAGGTCATGCTGCGCTCATCTCTCGATCAGGCTGTTCGCGGACCGATGTTCTCTCAGGTTCGGACGCCCACATCGTCGACCGTCAGACTTCTCGCCCGCCTGGCGCAGGGCGGCGCGCGGGGACGCGAGGAGACGAAATCGAAGATGGCTCTGATGGCCCATGCGCTAAAGCTGGGCTACCGCCACCTGGGGGAGTTGCTGGCCTGTACTGGACGTCTACCCGACCCTGATCTGGTGTTCTTCTTCGACCGCACAGAGTTGAACCACATCGTCGGTCCGCACGACGTTGCCGATCTCGTGCTGCGCGGTCTCCAGCGTCGTGAAGCACTCGCGTTCCAGGGGTTCCTCGAGTTCGACGATGTGTCTGTGGGGAGGCCGTCGCCTCTCATTGCCCGGACGGAGCGCAGCTTCACCGACGACGAGATCGTCGGACGGCCCGCCAGCCGGGGTACGGTCGAAGGCTTCGTGCGTGTTGCCAAGTCGATAGTCGACGCGCGTGAAGTGCAGCGTGGTGAGATTCTGGTCGCCCCGGTCACCGACGTGGGATGGACGCCGTACTTCACCGTCATCGCCGCTCTGGTCACCGATATCGGCAGCGCGGTTTCTCACGGCGCTGTGGTGGCGAGGGAGTACGGGCTACCGTGCGTCGTCAATACGTTGGTGGCAACGCAGGTGCTCGAGACCGGCGACCGGGTTCGCGTGGACGGGGACCGAGGTCTGGTCATCAAACTCGATCAGCCCTGA